Proteins encoded together in one Scyliorhinus torazame isolate Kashiwa2021f chromosome 20, sScyTor2.1, whole genome shotgun sequence window:
- the snrpg gene encoding small nuclear ribonucleoprotein G has translation MSKAHPPELKKFMDKKLSLKLNGGRHVQGILRGFDPFMNLVVDESVEMAPGGQQNIIGMVVIRGNSIIMLEALERV, from the exons ATGAGTAAAGCGCATCCTCCCGAGCTGAAGAA GTTCATGGACAAGAAACTGTCAC TCAAACTGAATGGCGGGAGACACGTGCAAGGAATCCTGCGTGGCTTTGACCCCTTCATGAATCTTGTTGTGGATGAATCTGTCGAGATGGCACCTGGGGGCCAGCAGAACATCATTGGCATGGTG GTTATCCGAGGGAACAGCATTATCATGCTGGAAGCCTTAGAGCGAGTATAG